A DNA window from Acidimicrobiales bacterium contains the following coding sequences:
- the sufC gene encoding Fe-S cluster assembly ATPase SufC, translating into MTTLKVQGLHASVGGTEILRGVDLEVSSGEVHVIMGPNGAGKSTLSNVIMGRPGYEVTAGSVTLDGTDMLALEPWQRARAGLFLAMQYPTEVPGVSVESVMLEAFAASGRSSAGVAEALRAEAERIGFDERFLDRALNVDLSGGEKKRNETMQLGVLKPKIAILDELDSGLDVDALRACSARVEQMTNEDSLGVLAITHYNRLLHELRADRIHILVKGRIVESGGPELAEVLETDGYARFTPAESVASAQPSAAEDPFADPFA; encoded by the coding sequence ATGACCACTCTGAAGGTCCAGGGGCTGCATGCGTCCGTTGGCGGGACCGAGATTCTGCGAGGTGTCGACCTCGAGGTGTCGTCGGGCGAGGTCCATGTGATCATGGGGCCCAACGGAGCCGGCAAGTCGACCCTGTCCAACGTCATCATGGGCCGGCCCGGTTATGAGGTCACCGCCGGTTCGGTCACCCTCGACGGCACAGACATGCTTGCGCTCGAGCCGTGGCAACGCGCCCGTGCCGGACTGTTCCTGGCCATGCAGTACCCCACAGAGGTGCCAGGGGTGTCCGTCGAGTCGGTGATGCTCGAGGCCTTCGCCGCGTCGGGACGCTCATCGGCCGGCGTCGCCGAGGCGCTTCGGGCCGAGGCCGAGCGCATCGGGTTCGACGAGAGGTTCCTCGACCGAGCCCTCAACGTCGACTTGTCTGGCGGCGAAAAAAAGCGCAACGAGACCATGCAGTTGGGTGTCCTCAAGCCCAAGATCGCCATCCTGGACGAGCTCGACTCGGGTCTCGATGTCGATGCGTTGAGGGCTTGCTCGGCGCGTGTCGAGCAGATGACCAACGAGGACTCGCTCGGTGTGCTGGCGATCACCCACTACAACCGGCTCTTGCACGAGCTGAGAGCCGACCGGATCCACATCCTGGTCAAGGGACGCATCGTCGAGTCGGGCGGACCCGAACTGGCCGAGGTGCTCGAGACCGACGGCTACGCCCGCTTCACTCCAGCCGAGTCGGTTGCGAGCGCGCAGCCGAGCGCTGCAGAAGACCCCTTCGCCGATCCGTTTGCATAG
- a CDS encoding aldolase/citrate lyase family protein, with protein MESLRQQWRDGKSTLGGWLSSESSAVAEAMALAGFDYVCVDMQHGVSDYTSAVRQIQAILAVDATPIVRVPWNDPGIIGKMLDAGALGVIVPMVNSVAEARAVVAACRYAPNGSRSFGPVLAAPRVAGNYMQWAQDNIAVIPMIETAQAVDDLDAILDVEGIDAVYVGPSDLSLTYGLPPVNNDGNPQFDAALAKIVEACDKRGIVAGMHSNGGLIQRRLAAGFRMLTVASDLGAMGVGFKVEMGKAMATADPDGESSKTGY; from the coding sequence ATGGAATCGCTGAGACAGCAGTGGCGCGACGGCAAATCGACCCTGGGCGGGTGGCTCTCGTCCGAGAGCTCGGCGGTGGCCGAGGCGATGGCCCTGGCCGGGTTCGACTATGTATGCGTAGACATGCAGCACGGTGTCAGCGACTACACGTCGGCCGTGCGCCAGATTCAAGCCATCCTGGCCGTCGATGCAACGCCCATAGTGCGCGTCCCGTGGAACGACCCTGGCATCATCGGCAAGATGCTCGATGCCGGCGCGCTTGGCGTCATCGTGCCCATGGTCAACTCGGTCGCCGAGGCCCGGGCCGTGGTCGCCGCCTGTCGTTATGCGCCCAACGGCTCTCGCAGCTTCGGGCCCGTGCTGGCTGCGCCTCGCGTAGCGGGCAACTACATGCAGTGGGCACAGGACAACATCGCAGTCATCCCCATGATCGAGACCGCCCAGGCGGTCGACGACCTCGACGCCATCCTCGACGTCGAAGGCATCGACGCCGTATATGTCGGGCCATCCGATCTGTCGTTGACCTATGGCCTGCCGCCCGTGAACAACGACGGCAACCCCCAGTTCGATGCCGCTCTGGCCAAGATCGTCGAGGCCTGCGACAAGCGAGGAATCGTTGCTGGCATGCACTCGAACGGCGGTCTGATCCAAAGGCGGCTCGCAGCCGGCTTCCGCATGCTCACCGTCGCCAGCGACCTGGGGGCCATGGGCGTGGGCTTCAAGGTCGAGATGGGCAAGGCGATGGCCACAGCCGACCCCGACGGCGAATCCTCCAAGACCGGCTACTGA
- a CDS encoding ATP-binding cassette domain-containing protein, which translates to MLKRRTEVSPARASSTPGEVADAAAVAALVFTSAAIGRLLAFGTFFQLLSTVVIVVLAVRRRTRTVVMAGSAAVMLGAILGGIGPISQLGAAALFGGTVGSRLRRHWPRWRTVLFTTAVCTPVVSAGTIVYLLIFSRARELNFENARNVSEGASRVLSWVRLDPVGEGLVDVVEWSIEWWWAATPLIQGVVSIVYAWFTVRISEPVLERVDSALGEAHSSPVGAVGDPLPVHLSEASVRRDAVTLTQVSLDLEPGRLAVLRGPNGVGKSTLLDALAGLGNSNIAAEPPFSPVGLGQRGGVALVGQRPDSQVLALTVADELRWCGVSEDDLTRRLAQVGLAPLADRSTATLSGGELQRLAIASALAREPRLLLCDEATSMLDPQGRAQVMDLLRSVADTGTAVLATTHLELDASSADDVVTMGSPASTMIIAPDARGPADVVLEAQNVSVVHDSGSPWAVPALHGIDLRLRKGELTLITGGNGSGKTTLAWTLAGLYRPSSGQVLIDGQPLEGPDLRIALAFQHARLQLLNDEVDEEVQSMSGADDVAYELRTVGLDPISIGDRKIDHLSGGEQRRVLLAGILARRPEVVLLDEPLAGLDPEGRDRLRSIIHHLLAQRAAVVVVSHEPDWADDLLAQRIELAGGRIAKTERLT; encoded by the coding sequence GTGCTGAAACGTCGAACCGAGGTGAGCCCGGCGCGGGCCAGCTCGACACCAGGAGAGGTCGCAGACGCAGCAGCGGTCGCGGCGTTGGTGTTCACCTCGGCCGCCATCGGACGGCTGCTGGCGTTCGGCACGTTCTTCCAGCTTCTGTCCACCGTGGTCATCGTCGTTCTGGCCGTACGCAGACGCACCCGCACCGTGGTGATGGCGGGTTCGGCGGCGGTGATGCTGGGAGCGATCCTCGGCGGCATCGGCCCGATCAGCCAGCTCGGTGCCGCCGCATTGTTCGGTGGCACCGTCGGGTCGCGGCTGCGTCGGCACTGGCCCCGTTGGCGGACCGTGCTGTTCACCACTGCGGTGTGCACGCCGGTCGTGTCGGCCGGAACCATCGTCTATCTGCTGATCTTCTCGCGAGCGCGCGAGCTGAACTTCGAAAACGCGCGCAACGTCAGCGAGGGCGCTTCGCGGGTGCTGTCGTGGGTCAGGCTCGACCCGGTGGGCGAGGGTCTTGTCGACGTTGTCGAGTGGTCGATCGAATGGTGGTGGGCCGCGACACCGCTGATCCAGGGCGTCGTCTCGATCGTGTACGCCTGGTTCACGGTCCGAATCTCAGAACCGGTTCTCGAGCGCGTCGACAGTGCGTTGGGAGAGGCCCACTCGAGCCCGGTCGGGGCTGTCGGCGACCCACTGCCGGTACACCTGTCCGAGGCCTCGGTCAGGCGCGACGCCGTGACGCTGACCCAGGTGTCTCTCGACCTCGAACCGGGCCGCCTGGCGGTATTGCGCGGCCCGAACGGAGTCGGCAAGAGCACCCTGCTCGACGCCCTCGCCGGTTTGGGCAACTCGAACATCGCTGCGGAGCCGCCGTTCAGCCCTGTCGGGTTGGGCCAGCGGGGCGGGGTGGCACTGGTGGGTCAGCGACCCGACTCGCAGGTGCTGGCGCTGACGGTGGCCGACGAGTTGAGGTGGTGCGGCGTATCCGAGGACGATCTGACCAGACGGCTCGCCCAGGTGGGGCTGGCACCATTGGCCGACCGCAGCACCGCCACGTTGTCGGGCGGAGAGCTTCAGCGGCTGGCCATCGCCTCCGCCCTGGCGCGCGAGCCACGCCTGTTGTTGTGCGACGAGGCCACTTCGATGCTCGACCCCCAAGGCCGGGCCCAGGTGATGGATCTGCTGCGCTCGGTAGCCGACACGGGTACAGCGGTTCTCGCCACTACCCACCTCGAGCTCGACGCCAGCTCCGCCGACGACGTCGTCACCATGGGCAGCCCGGCTTCGACGATGATCATCGCTCCCGATGCGCGGGGTCCGGCGGACGTGGTGCTCGAGGCTCAGAACGTGTCGGTTGTTCACGACTCGGGATCGCCCTGGGCGGTGCCAGCGTTGCACGGCATCGACCTGCGCTTGCGCAAGGGCGAGTTGACGCTGATCACCGGCGGAAACGGCTCGGGCAAGACGACGCTGGCCTGGACGCTGGCCGGTCTGTACAGACCCAGTTCGGGACAGGTGCTCATCGATGGTCAACCCCTCGAGGGCCCCGATCTGCGGATAGCCCTGGCGTTCCAGCACGCCAGGTTGCAGCTGCTGAACGACGAGGTCGACGAAGAGGTGCAGTCGATGTCGGGCGCCGACGATGTCGCCTACGAACTGCGCACCGTGGGCCTCGATCCGATATCGATTGGCGACCGCAAGATCGACCACCTCAGCGGCGGTGAGCAAAGGCGCGTGCTGCTGGCCGGCATCCTGGCTCGCCGACCAGAGGTGGTGCTGCTCGACGAGCCACTGGCAGGTCTCGACCCCGAAGGCCGCGACCGTCTTCGAAGCATCATCCATCACCTGCTGGCCCAGCGTGCTGCGGTGGTGGTCGTTTCACACGAGCCCGACTGGGCAGACGACCTGCTGGCCCAGCGAATTGAGCTGGCCGGGGGCCGCATCGCCAAGACGGAGCGTCTCACATGA
- a CDS encoding SufD family Fe-S cluster assembly protein has product MSIPEVTHAGEPAWLSELRSKAQLAASQAGLPTAAEEEWRYSPIDEIDISAYSPVAAPSEPKSSQFIGDDAVSDAAVLIDTVDGHVVSVDVRREAGVQVVQAAKSADAVPVGGVYDGELDVFAQLNLALAPDPLVIRIARGAVIDGPIVVRHHISADGALIAPRTTVVAGEDCEVTVIEVVTSDEVKALVLPVTELALSQAARVKYLVVQNLAPSVWQIASQVSTIEADGLLATNAVALGGAYARLRTDTRMVGRGAEGDITAVYLGEGDQSLDFRTFQTHVAPHTRSNLEFRGAVDDNSRSIYTGLIRIEKDARAVEAFQTNRTIKLSETAWAESVPNLEIENNDVKCSHASAVGPIDAEQQFYLESRGVPTAIAERLVVQGFFSDIVARTPHAGIGSVVDSLIASRLQNEVAS; this is encoded by the coding sequence ATGTCGATTCCCGAAGTCACACACGCCGGCGAACCTGCTTGGCTCTCCGAGTTGAGATCGAAGGCCCAGCTGGCTGCCTCACAGGCAGGCCTGCCGACCGCCGCAGAAGAAGAGTGGCGCTACAGCCCCATCGACGAGATCGACATCTCGGCCTATTCGCCTGTGGCGGCGCCCAGCGAACCGAAGAGTTCCCAGTTCATCGGCGACGATGCGGTTTCTGATGCTGCGGTACTGATCGACACCGTCGACGGCCACGTCGTATCCGTGGACGTACGACGCGAGGCTGGCGTCCAGGTCGTCCAGGCCGCGAAATCGGCCGATGCCGTCCCGGTAGGTGGCGTGTACGACGGCGAACTCGACGTGTTCGCCCAGCTCAATCTCGCGCTGGCCCCCGATCCTTTGGTCATCCGGATCGCTCGTGGCGCGGTCATCGATGGCCCCATCGTCGTCAGGCACCACATCAGCGCTGACGGAGCCCTCATCGCACCACGCACCACGGTCGTTGCAGGCGAAGATTGCGAGGTAACGGTCATCGAGGTCGTCACCTCCGACGAGGTCAAGGCGCTGGTCTTGCCCGTTACCGAGCTGGCCCTGTCCCAAGCGGCCAGGGTCAAGTACCTGGTGGTCCAGAACCTCGCCCCTTCGGTCTGGCAGATCGCGTCACAGGTCTCCACCATCGAGGCCGACGGCCTTCTCGCCACCAACGCTGTGGCGCTCGGCGGTGCCTACGCAAGGCTGCGCACCGACACCCGAATGGTCGGGCGCGGCGCCGAAGGTGACATCACAGCGGTCTATCTGGGTGAAGGCGACCAGTCGCTGGACTTCCGCACCTTCCAGACCCACGTGGCTCCACACACTCGATCCAATCTCGAGTTCAGGGGTGCTGTCGACGACAACTCCCGTTCGATTTACACCGGCCTGATCCGCATCGAAAAAGACGCCAGGGCGGTCGAGGCGTTCCAGACCAACCGCACCATCAAGCTGTCCGAAACCGCGTGGGCAGAGTCGGTGCCCAATCTCGAGATCGAGAACAACGACGTCAAGTGCAGCCACGCCAGCGCGGTGGGCCCGATCGACGCCGAGCAGCAGTTCTACCTCGAGAGTCGCGGCGTCCCGACCGCCATAGCCGAGCGCCTCGTGGTGCAGGGCTTCTTCTCCGACATCGTGGCTCGCACACCCCACGCCGGAATCGGCTCGGTGGTTGACTCTCTGATCGCTTCCAGGCTCCAGAACGAGGTGGCGTCATGA
- a CDS encoding non-heme iron oxygenase ferredoxin subunit has protein sequence MTRKLRLCALEALVEGQATRIDIEGHRIAVAMVDGQVFAIGDRCSHANFSLAEGYLSVDGCSLECPKHGSSFSLTTGQPDSLPAIKPVPVYDVSVEGDDVVVVLPGGEG, from the coding sequence ATGACCCGCAAGCTGCGTCTGTGCGCTCTGGAAGCCCTCGTGGAAGGGCAGGCCACTCGTATCGATATCGAGGGTCATCGCATCGCCGTGGCCATGGTCGACGGCCAGGTCTTCGCCATCGGCGACCGGTGCAGCCACGCGAACTTCTCGCTTGCGGAAGGCTATTTGTCCGTCGATGGCTGCTCGCTCGAGTGCCCCAAGCACGGCAGCAGCTTCTCGCTGACGACGGGCCAGCCCGATTCGCTTCCGGCCATCAAGCCGGTGCCGGTGTACGACGTCAGCGTCGAGGGAGACGACGTGGTAGTCGTCTTGCCCGGCGGGGAAGGGTGA
- a CDS encoding hotdog domain-containing protein, whose translation MSRPPVPEPEPRPYLIPEPGKLMGRGHSAGDFLQAWDWDVLDEQVGYLKVLAKLPDHVRNNRQQLFGGFTGTYIDLIGLHTVRSGPERTDPTMAHRYLATTNMRIDYFEPIMGPTFVIESRVTRSRGRDRFVVSEFFQDETIAVHALTQWKVL comes from the coding sequence ATGTCCAGACCGCCAGTCCCAGAACCCGAACCGCGCCCGTACCTGATTCCCGAACCTGGCAAGTTGATGGGACGCGGCCATTCGGCCGGTGACTTCCTGCAGGCCTGGGATTGGGACGTGCTGGACGAACAGGTCGGCTACCTGAAGGTCTTGGCCAAGCTGCCCGACCACGTTCGCAACAACCGCCAGCAGTTGTTCGGCGGCTTCACGGGCACCTACATCGATCTGATAGGGCTGCACACTGTGCGCTCGGGCCCCGAACGCACCGACCCCACGATGGCCCATCGATACCTCGCCACCACCAACATGCGCATCGACTACTTCGAGCCCATCATGGGGCCGACGTTTGTCATCGAGAGTCGGGTCACCCGCTCGAGGGGACGCGATCGCTTTGTGGTGTCAGAGTTCTTCCAAGACGAGACAATCGCCGTGCACGCCCTGACCCAGTGGAAGGTGCTGTGA
- a CDS encoding energy-coupling factor transporter transmembrane protein EcfT, whose protein sequence is MSGASSGRVMRHLPGDSPIHRMWAGTKILWVPIVGSAIAFSISWTAIGIGWLVVLATFLLARLPRGVVPKPPKVLLIAVGISFFLALLSNDEPAVYGVGVGGVADLARFLAFAWMMTAMALLIGWTTKLDDLAAALDRLLRPLRRLGVPVDEISTVITMAVRSVPLVADEMRTLLAARRLRPQDPNQPYVDTGVDLGVALVVSTFRRAREMGRTLASRGGVRRPPSDRHRLSRIDLVAGLLGAALVGGIIAFT, encoded by the coding sequence ATGAGCGGGGCATCATCTGGGCGGGTGATGAGACACCTGCCGGGCGACTCCCCCATCCATCGCATGTGGGCGGGCACCAAGATCCTGTGGGTGCCCATCGTGGGGTCGGCCATCGCATTCAGTATCTCGTGGACCGCCATCGGCATCGGATGGCTGGTGGTTCTGGCCACCTTCCTGCTGGCCCGGCTGCCCAGGGGCGTGGTTCCCAAGCCGCCCAAGGTGTTGTTGATCGCGGTCGGAATCTCGTTCTTCCTGGCGCTGCTCAGCAACGACGAACCAGCCGTATACGGCGTGGGTGTTGGCGGCGTCGCCGACCTCGCACGGTTCCTCGCGTTTGCTTGGATGATGACGGCCATGGCCCTGTTGATCGGCTGGACCACCAAGCTCGACGACCTCGCCGCCGCTCTCGACCGCCTGTTGAGGCCACTGCGCCGCTTGGGTGTGCCTGTGGACGAGATCTCGACGGTGATAACCATGGCCGTGCGTTCGGTTCCGTTGGTGGCCGACGAGATGCGCACCCTGCTGGCAGCCCGAAGGCTGCGGCCTCAAGACCCCAACCAGCCCTATGTCGACACCGGCGTCGACCTGGGAGTGGCACTGGTCGTCAGCACCTTCAGGCGGGCCCGCGAGATGGGACGCACCCTGGCATCGCGTGGCGGAGTTCGACGTCCTCCCAGCGATCGGCATCGGCTGAGTCGCATCGACCTGGTCGCCGGCCTCCTCGGAGCTGCTCTGGTTGGCGGCATCATCGCCTTCACCTGA